A region of Pseudomonas marginalis DNA encodes the following proteins:
- a CDS encoding PvdJ/PvdD/PvdP-like protein, producing MTISRRGFIAGLALTGAAVPAAFYAHRELTREEELPITPGEATVDLADTAGQHLANTLRGVWSLRLEGRDAGLKGLPLQGLELLLDIAPRGRGLRGYLDTAANLRGEGEPRYRVLGDLLTGEGALLYWRLIDRDALDGRPAYEFKMTLDEVWADFANAGSGTLSGHILDLDRPLALTERDNRFIAHKQLFPEARQRIGLNPTLLAWLIAPEHRLFHQLWHATRDQWHKLSEEKRDALRGIGWQPGPRGKERDARGKHKDRNGSGIDFFFMHRHMLGTARSMQDLPSWPVFPEPQPALERDRLGFLRYFDNHDGFALPPTWSAPDDSEYTQWVSDIKAAETYHSNFQVWESQYRDPRYLAKLTLGQLGSEMELGLHDWLHMRWASVPRDPSNGAPVPLARDPADFAPRWYAAENDFLGDPFSSHVNPVFWHFHGWIDDRIEDWYRAHERFNPGEVRRLDVNGVAWFAAGRWVEVGDPWLGPDTHGCSTTPGLQMGRSMEMDPETMKLALRITFGEDEHLLQGLFKRVPKRPWYARHLKVKAREA from the coding sequence ATGACCATCTCTCGACGTGGGTTCATCGCAGGCCTGGCGCTGACCGGCGCGGCTGTGCCTGCCGCCTTCTATGCCCATCGCGAGTTGACGCGCGAAGAAGAATTGCCCATCACTCCCGGCGAAGCCACCGTGGACCTGGCCGACACCGCCGGGCAGCACCTGGCCAACACCTTGCGCGGGGTGTGGAGCCTGCGCCTGGAAGGCCGCGACGCCGGCCTCAAGGGCCTGCCGCTGCAAGGCCTGGAACTGCTGCTCGACATCGCCCCCCGTGGCCGTGGCCTGCGCGGCTACCTGGACACCGCTGCCAACCTGCGCGGCGAAGGCGAACCGCGCTACCGCGTGCTCGGTGACCTGCTGACGGGCGAGGGCGCCTTGCTCTACTGGCGCCTGATCGACCGCGATGCCCTCGACGGCAGGCCCGCCTATGAGTTCAAGATGACCCTCGATGAAGTCTGGGCCGACTTCGCCAACGCCGGCAGCGGCACCCTCAGCGGGCACATCCTCGACCTGGATCGGCCCCTGGCCTTGACCGAACGTGACAACCGCTTTATCGCCCACAAACAGCTGTTTCCCGAAGCCCGCCAACGCATCGGCCTTAACCCGACCCTGCTGGCCTGGCTGATTGCTCCGGAGCACCGCCTGTTTCACCAGCTGTGGCACGCCACCCGTGACCAATGGCACAAACTCTCCGAAGAAAAACGCGACGCCCTGCGCGGCATCGGCTGGCAACCCGGCCCGCGCGGCAAGGAGCGTGACGCCCGTGGCAAACACAAAGACCGCAACGGCTCGGGCATCGATTTCTTCTTCATGCACCGGCATATGCTCGGCACCGCGCGTTCCATGCAGGATCTGCCCTCGTGGCCTGTATTCCCCGAACCGCAACCGGCGCTGGAGCGCGACCGCTTGGGTTTCCTGCGTTACTTCGACAACCACGACGGCTTCGCGCTGCCGCCCACCTGGTCAGCCCCGGACGACAGCGAATACACCCAGTGGGTCAGCGACATCAAGGCCGCCGAGACCTACCACAGCAACTTCCAGGTCTGGGAATCGCAGTACCGCGACCCGCGCTACCTGGCCAAACTGACCTTGGGCCAACTCGGCTCCGAAATGGAACTGGGCCTGCACGACTGGCTGCACATGCGCTGGGCCTCGGTGCCCCGCGACCCGTCCAACGGCGCGCCGGTACCCTTGGCCCGCGACCCGGCAGACTTTGCCCCTCGCTGGTACGCGGCAGAAAACGACTTCCTCGGCGACCCGTTTTCATCCCATGTAAACCCGGTGTTCTGGCACTTCCACGGCTGGATCGACGACCGTATCGAAGACTGGTACCGCGCCCACGAACGCTTCAACCCCGGCGAAGTCAGACGCCTGGACGTCAACGGCGTGGCCTGGTTCGCAGCGGGACGCTGGGTCGAAGTCGGCGACCCGTGGCTGGGCCCGGACACCCACGGTTGCAGCACCACCCCGGGGTTGCAGATGGGCCGGTCGATGGAGATGGACCCGGAGACCATGAAGCTCGCCTTGCGCATTACCTTTGGCGAGGACGAGCACCTGTTGCAGGGCCTGTTCAAGCGCGTGCCGAAGCGGCCTTGGTATGCGCGGCATTTGAAGGTGAAGGCGCGAGAGGCTTGA
- the pvdM gene encoding pyoverdine-tailoring dipeptidase-like protein PvdM, which yields MTKPRSKKALYIGLPLALAIGAGAGFLAWDHWFKGNAGYPLAVIKQANELQDRLLSFDSHITVPMDFGTAGNEADKDGSGQFDLAKAARGRLSGAALTIFGWPEIWNGPNAPHKPTDGFVEEARHEQEVRYKIISGMVRDFPNQVGIAYTPDDFRRLHGEGKFAIFISMLNAYPLGNDLNQLDLWAARGMRMFGFSYIGNNAWSDSSRPLPFFNDSVDALEGLSDIGKQAVQRLNDLGVIIDVSQMSTKALEQVAQLSRTPMVASHSAPRASVDIPRNLSDKELQLIKNSGGVVQVVGFPAYIRPLSQPTQDKLNTLRARFDLPPLPNLAMALMPGDAIIAAWPEQKFGQYAQGLYGILEEEPKATLKDWGDAVDYTVRKIGIDHVGIASDFNDGGGIDGWNNVGEIRNVTAELIQRGYSEADIAKLWGGNFLRVWDQVQKAAKPLANR from the coding sequence ATGACAAAACCACGTTCGAAAAAGGCGCTGTACATCGGCTTGCCGCTGGCACTGGCCATCGGTGCCGGCGCAGGCTTCCTGGCCTGGGATCATTGGTTCAAGGGCAATGCCGGCTACCCATTGGCCGTGATCAAGCAGGCCAATGAACTGCAGGACCGCTTGCTGTCGTTCGACAGCCATATCACCGTTCCCATGGATTTTGGCACCGCCGGCAACGAGGCGGACAAGGACGGCAGCGGCCAGTTCGACCTGGCCAAGGCGGCACGCGGGCGCTTGTCCGGCGCAGCCCTGACGATCTTCGGCTGGCCGGAAATCTGGAATGGCCCCAACGCCCCGCACAAGCCTACTGACGGCTTTGTCGAGGAAGCCCGCCACGAGCAGGAGGTGCGCTACAAGATCATCTCCGGCATGGTGCGTGACTTTCCCAATCAAGTCGGCATCGCCTATACCCCGGATGACTTTCGACGCCTGCATGGCGAAGGCAAGTTCGCGATCTTTATCAGCATGCTCAACGCCTACCCGCTGGGCAATGACCTGAATCAGCTGGACCTGTGGGCCGCCCGGGGCATGCGCATGTTCGGTTTCAGTTATATCGGCAATAACGCTTGGTCCGACTCATCGCGCCCACTGCCGTTTTTCAATGATTCCGTCGATGCGCTCGAAGGCCTGTCGGACATCGGCAAGCAAGCGGTGCAGCGCCTCAATGACCTGGGGGTGATCATTGACGTGTCGCAGATGTCGACCAAGGCATTGGAGCAAGTCGCGCAACTGAGTCGCACGCCGATGGTGGCGTCCCACTCGGCACCGCGCGCGTCGGTAGACATCCCGCGCAACCTCAGCGACAAGGAACTGCAACTGATCAAGAACAGCGGCGGCGTGGTGCAGGTGGTGGGCTTCCCGGCCTACATACGCCCCCTGAGCCAGCCGACCCAGGACAAACTCAACACCCTGCGCGCGCGTTTCGACCTGCCGCCGCTGCCCAACCTGGCCATGGCCCTGATGCCGGGGGACGCGATCATCGCGGCATGGCCGGAGCAGAAGTTCGGCCAGTACGCCCAAGGGCTGTACGGGATTCTTGAGGAGGAACCCAAGGCCACGCTCAAGGACTGGGGCGACGCCGTCGACTACACCGTGCGCAAGATCGGGATCGATCACGTCGGCATCGCTTCGGACTTCAACGACGGCGGCGGCATCGACGGCTGGAACAACGTCGGCGAAATCCGCAACGTCACCGCCGAACTGATCCAGCGCGGCTACTCCGAAGCCGACATCGCCAAGCTGTGGGGAGGTAACTTCCTGCGGGTCTGGGACCAGGTACAAAAAGCCGCCAAACCCTTGGCCAACCGCTAA
- a CDS encoding N(5)-hydroxyornithine transformylase PvdF: MTKKNLVYVWSLRNAAADKAGQPVAYKDHERYMKSVLEFLVGSLNDTSLGDAYNLVGVVYDDDEQNPRDQQLVVDYGFAYKPGRQWLYPADLQVQGHLVNDLLLSVPSTYRRLPRGSAEHIAGKQDFERRLHDTLVELKADIVVLDGLLVILDELVRPGAPFARRIMNIHPGITRIESPYERRGAYATWNALYGARGLTVTDWVTKATTPSEPLYLTGASFHYVDNGIDSGEVFHDVLKTEISPDDTILELRWNNFNNSLFPALHEGLELLAQKGV; encoded by the coding sequence ATGACGAAAAAGAACCTGGTGTACGTGTGGTCCCTGCGCAATGCCGCTGCCGACAAGGCCGGCCAGCCGGTGGCCTACAAGGACCACGAGCGCTACATGAAGTCGGTGCTGGAGTTTCTGGTGGGGTCGCTCAACGACACGTCCCTGGGTGACGCCTACAACCTGGTGGGCGTGGTGTATGACGACGATGAGCAGAACCCGCGCGACCAGCAGTTGGTGGTCGACTATGGGTTTGCCTATAAACCGGGGCGCCAGTGGCTTTATCCGGCGGATTTGCAGGTGCAGGGCCACCTGGTCAACGACCTGCTGTTGAGCGTGCCGTCCACCTATCGCCGCCTGCCACGGGGCAGCGCCGAGCATATCGCCGGCAAGCAGGACTTCGAACGCCGCCTGCATGACACGCTGGTGGAATTGAAGGCCGATATTGTGGTGCTGGACGGCCTGCTGGTGATCCTGGACGAGCTGGTGCGCCCCGGTGCGCCGTTTGCCCGTAGGATCATGAACATTCACCCCGGTATCACCCGTATCGAATCGCCCTATGAGCGCCGTGGGGCCTATGCGACCTGGAATGCGCTGTACGGTGCGCGTGGGTTGACGGTTACGGATTGGGTGACCAAGGCCACCACGCCATCCGAGCCGCTGTACCTGACCGGCGCCTCCTTCCACTACGTGGACAACGGCATCGACTCCGGCGAGGTGTTCCACGACGTACTCAAGACCGAGATCTCGCCGGACGACACCATCCTCGAACTGCGCTGGAACAACTTCAACAACAGCCTGTTCCCGGCGCTGCATGAAGGTTTGGAGTTGTTGGCGCAGAAGGGGGTCTAA
- a CDS encoding formylglycine-generating enzyme family protein — MTPLRLNPLTTLALTALCGALLPGLAQAATPQPGKVFKDCKDCPEMVVLPAGTFTMGTPEDEVGREPDEGPMHDVTFAKPFAMSRFHITAGEWDSYIRQTGVKIADGDTRPGRECIASKPRYPQGPRQPAVCMDMDDIKHYVAWLSKKTGQQYHMVSEAQREYAARAGSAGPFPFPFDEGKGYSIAKHANTYGPADGYSYSSPVGSYPPNAFGMYDMHGNVYERVADCEHPNYVGAPTDGSAWMEPNCEGYQIRGNDWGEAPVFSRSGNRNNIYPQTRGDWIGFRVVRDL, encoded by the coding sequence ATGACGCCACTGCGACTCAACCCCCTGACGACCCTGGCACTGACCGCCCTGTGCGGCGCGCTGCTGCCGGGCCTGGCCCAGGCTGCCACGCCGCAACCGGGCAAAGTGTTCAAGGACTGCAAGGACTGTCCGGAAATGGTGGTACTGCCCGCCGGCACCTTCACCATGGGGACGCCGGAAGACGAAGTCGGCCGTGAGCCGGACGAAGGCCCGATGCATGACGTGACCTTCGCCAAGCCGTTCGCCATGAGCCGCTTCCACATCACCGCCGGCGAATGGGACAGCTATATCCGCCAGACCGGCGTGAAGATCGCCGACGGCGACACCCGCCCCGGCCGCGAATGCATCGCCAGCAAGCCACGCTATCCCCAGGGCCCGCGCCAGCCGGCGGTGTGCATGGACATGGACGACATCAAGCACTATGTGGCCTGGCTGTCGAAAAAAACCGGCCAGCAGTACCACATGGTCAGCGAGGCCCAGCGCGAATACGCCGCGCGCGCCGGCTCCGCCGGACCATTCCCATTCCCGTTCGACGAGGGCAAGGGCTACAGCATCGCCAAGCATGCCAACACCTACGGGCCGGCGGACGGGTACAGCTATTCTTCGCCGGTAGGCAGCTACCCGCCGAATGCGTTTGGCATGTACGACATGCATGGCAATGTCTATGAGCGGGTGGCCGACTGCGAGCACCCCAACTATGTCGGCGCACCGACGGATGGCAGCGCGTGGATGGAGCCGAACTGCGAGGGCTACCAGATTCGTGGCAATGACTGGGGCGAAGCGCCGGTGTTTTCACGCTCGGGCAACCGCAACAACATCTACCCGCAAACGCGGGGGGATTGGATTGGCTTCAGGGTAGTGCGCGATCTCTAA
- a CDS encoding aminotransferase class V-fold PLP-dependent enzyme: MTDRRTFLKQAGVFAASLPLGAALIPQALAATTTDAPWTGFKQLFNQDPDYLHFSNFLVASHPRPVREAIERYRAQIDRNPGLAMDWDLEETWKREGQVREWAGRYLKATPAQIALTGSTSEGLAMIYGGIKVRPDQEILTTVHEHYATQNVLDFRVLKEGTQVRRIKLFERASQVSADEVLANIQRNIRPNTRVLGMTWVQSGSGVKLPIGEIGKLVAAHNRNRDDKDRLLYVVDGVHGFGVENLDFPDMHCDFFIAGTHKWMFGPRGTGLVCARTPENTYVTPMVPTFSEDKDFATIMTPGGYHAFEHRWAADEAFKLHLQLGKAPVQARIHGLNAELKEQLLAHPQIELVTPRSPELSAGFTFFRVKGQDSDRVAAYMQKNRVVIDAVDRDVGPVIRTAPGLLNNSDEIQRFMTLLSQRL, encoded by the coding sequence ATGACTGACCGCCGTACGTTTCTCAAGCAGGCCGGGGTATTCGCCGCCAGCCTGCCATTGGGCGCTGCACTCATCCCGCAGGCACTGGCTGCCACCACCACGGATGCCCCATGGACGGGGTTCAAGCAGCTGTTCAACCAGGACCCCGATTACCTGCACTTCTCCAACTTCCTGGTGGCCTCGCACCCCAGGCCGGTACGCGAGGCCATCGAGCGTTACCGCGCCCAGATCGACCGCAACCCAGGGCTCGCCATGGACTGGGACCTGGAGGAAACCTGGAAGCGCGAAGGCCAGGTACGCGAATGGGCCGGCCGCTACCTCAAGGCCACCCCGGCGCAGATCGCCCTGACCGGCAGCACCTCCGAAGGCCTGGCGATGATCTATGGCGGCATCAAGGTGCGCCCGGACCAGGAAATCCTCACCACCGTGCATGAGCATTACGCGACCCAGAACGTGCTGGATTTTCGCGTGCTCAAGGAAGGCACCCAGGTTCGCCGGATCAAGCTGTTCGAGCGGGCCAGCCAGGTTTCTGCCGACGAGGTGCTGGCCAATATCCAGCGTAATATCCGCCCCAACACCCGAGTGCTGGGCATGACCTGGGTACAGTCCGGCAGCGGCGTAAAACTGCCCATCGGCGAGATCGGCAAGCTGGTGGCGGCGCACAACCGCAACCGCGATGACAAGGACCGCCTCCTCTATGTGGTGGATGGCGTGCATGGTTTCGGCGTGGAAAACCTCGACTTCCCAGACATGCATTGCGACTTCTTTATCGCCGGCACCCATAAATGGATGTTCGGTCCGCGCGGTACCGGGCTGGTGTGTGCGCGCACCCCTGAAAACACCTACGTCACGCCCATGGTGCCGACCTTCTCCGAAGACAAGGACTTCGCCACCATCATGACCCCCGGCGGCTATCACGCTTTCGAGCATCGCTGGGCGGCGGATGAGGCCTTCAAGCTGCACCTGCAACTGGGCAAGGCGCCGGTCCAGGCGCGCATCCATGGACTGAACGCCGAACTCAAGGAGCAATTGCTGGCGCACCCGCAGATCGAACTGGTCACGCCGCGCAGCCCAGAACTGTCTGCCGGCTTTACCTTCTTCCGGGTCAAGGGCCAGGACAGTGATCGGGTGGCAGCCTACATGCAGAAGAACCGCGTGGTGATCGACGCGGTGGACCGCGACGTCGGCCCGGTGATCCGCACGGCGCCCGGCCTGCTCAACAACTCCGACGAAATCCAGCGTTTCATGACCCTGCTCAGCCAGCGGTTGTGA
- a CDS encoding TonB-dependent siderophore receptor: MPVRLALSPLSTALSMRRALKFNALPNSLALAASLSMASYVQAQEFELNIPAQPLSTALQVFGQQTNLQILYSPETVQNKHSVAVSGKMDPVRAIEQMLGGTGVSYSLQGSSMIINAPGSGSDALELGATQINANQLGTITEGSGSYTPGTIATATKMVLTPRETPQSISVVTRQTMDDFGLNGIDDVMRHTPGITVSTFDSERTNYYSRGFPIQNFQYDGVPTTRNEGYSAGQTLSDMAIYDRVEILKGTTGLMTGAGGPGGTINLVRKKPTAEFQGHVGLGAGSWDNYRSELDVSGPLTESGNVRGRAVAVYQDKHSFIDHYERKTNVYYGILEFDLSPDTLLTIGADYQDSDPKGSSWSGSRSLFDGVGNEISFDRGYNNGPKWSSWGQYSRSVFATLEHALDNGWIAKANYSNQLNGYNAPLGYASPKQNSTDRASVYAAKYTGKTISNNGDFYLSGPFSLGGREHQLVVGASVSRSHWEGNDYYSATYKDSNDFPLYSWDGDSLEPDWGRATEKDDITRQAAVYFSTRLSLTDDLSLLLGSRLTDYRLTGTNDSRETGKLIPYAGVVYDLNKNFSVYGSYTSIFMPQQLRPDRNNKMVEPDEGENYELGVKGEFYDGRLNASLAYFEIHESNRAEEDTEYNNNMPANSPVEWAYMGVQAKTKGYEAEISGELLPGWQVQAGYTHKVIRDDDGKKFSTWEPQDQLNFYTSYKLSGALDKLTLGGGARWQGEAWQDVYNRGKSVTQRFSQDPYWLVDAMARYQISKNLSASINVNNVFDKRYYTNIGFYTSSYSGDPRNVMLSTRWDF; the protein is encoded by the coding sequence ATGCCAGTACGGCTTGCCCTCAGCCCATTGAGCACCGCACTTTCCATGCGGCGGGCCCTGAAATTCAACGCTCTGCCCAATAGCCTGGCCCTGGCGGCCAGCCTGTCGATGGCGAGTTATGTGCAGGCGCAAGAGTTCGAATTGAACATCCCCGCGCAGCCGTTGAGTACTGCACTGCAGGTATTTGGCCAACAGACCAACCTGCAAATCCTGTACAGCCCGGAAACCGTGCAAAACAAGCACAGCGTGGCGGTCAGCGGCAAGATGGACCCGGTACGGGCTATCGAGCAAATGCTGGGAGGGACCGGCGTCAGCTACAGCCTGCAAGGCAGCTCGATGATCATCAACGCGCCCGGCTCCGGTAGCGACGCCCTCGAGCTTGGCGCCACCCAGATCAACGCCAACCAACTGGGCACCATCACCGAAGGTTCCGGCTCCTACACACCAGGCACCATCGCCACCGCCACCAAGATGGTGCTGACACCGCGCGAGACGCCCCAGTCGATTTCCGTGGTCACCCGCCAGACCATGGATGACTTCGGCTTGAACGGCATCGACGACGTGATGCGCCACACACCGGGCATCACCGTCTCGACCTTCGACAGCGAGCGCACCAACTATTATTCCCGGGGTTTCCCGATCCAGAACTTCCAGTACGACGGCGTGCCGACCACCCGCAACGAAGGTTACTCGGCCGGCCAGACCCTGAGCGACATGGCGATCTACGACCGTGTCGAAATCCTCAAGGGCACCACCGGCCTGATGACCGGCGCCGGCGGCCCGGGCGGCACCATCAACCTGGTGCGCAAGAAGCCCACTGCCGAGTTCCAGGGGCATGTGGGCCTGGGCGCCGGCTCGTGGGACAACTACCGCTCGGAGCTGGACGTGAGCGGCCCGCTGACCGAAAGCGGCAACGTGCGCGGGCGTGCCGTGGCGGTATACCAGGACAAGCATTCATTCATCGACCACTATGAACGCAAGACCAATGTCTACTACGGCATCCTCGAATTCGACCTGTCGCCGGACACCCTGCTGACCATCGGCGCCGACTATCAGGATAGCGACCCCAAGGGTTCGAGTTGGTCCGGCAGCCGCTCGTTGTTTGATGGTGTGGGTAACGAGATCAGCTTTGACCGTGGCTACAACAATGGCCCGAAGTGGAGCAGCTGGGGGCAATACAGCCGCAGCGTTTTCGCCACCCTGGAACACGCGCTGGATAACGGCTGGATCGCCAAGGCCAACTACAGCAACCAGCTCAATGGCTATAACGCACCGCTGGGTTACGCTTCTCCAAAGCAAAATTCCACCGACAGAGCCTCGGTGTATGCCGCCAAGTACACTGGCAAGACCATCAGTAATAACGGCGACTTCTATCTCTCCGGGCCGTTCAGCCTGGGCGGTCGCGAGCACCAGTTGGTGGTGGGGGCATCGGTTTCGCGTTCGCACTGGGAAGGCAACGACTATTACAGTGCGACCTATAAGGACAGTAATGACTTCCCTCTTTATTCATGGGACGGCGACAGCCTGGAGCCGGATTGGGGCCGCGCTACCGAGAAAGACGACATCACCCGCCAGGCAGCGGTCTACTTCTCGACACGCCTGAGCCTCACTGACGACCTGTCCCTGTTGCTTGGTTCGCGCCTGACCGACTACCGGCTGACCGGCACCAACGACTCGCGCGAGACCGGCAAACTCATCCCGTATGCGGGCGTGGTGTACGACCTTAATAAAAACTTCTCGGTGTACGGCAGCTATACCTCGATCTTCATGCCGCAGCAGCTGCGACCCGACCGCAACAACAAGATGGTCGAGCCTGACGAAGGCGAAAACTATGAACTGGGTGTGAAGGGTGAGTTCTATGACGGCCGCCTGAATGCCAGCCTTGCCTACTTCGAGATTCATGAGTCCAATCGCGCCGAGGAAGACACCGAGTACAACAACAATATGCCGGCCAACTCGCCTGTCGAGTGGGCCTACATGGGCGTCCAGGCCAAGACCAAGGGCTATGAAGCCGAGATTTCCGGTGAGCTGCTGCCAGGCTGGCAGGTGCAGGCGGGCTACACCCACAAGGTGATCCGCGATGACGATGGCAAGAAGTTCTCCACCTGGGAACCTCAGGACCAGCTCAATTTCTACACCAGCTACAAGCTGAGCGGCGCCCTCGACAAGCTCACCCTCGGCGGCGGCGCGCGCTGGCAAGGTGAGGCGTGGCAGGATGTCTACAACCGCGGCAAGAGTGTCACCCAGCGGTTCTCTCAAGACCCGTACTGGCTGGTCGACGCCATGGCGCGCTACCAGATCAGCAAGAACCTCTCCGCCTCGATCAACGTCAACAACGTGTTCGACAAGCGCTACTACACCAACATCGGCTTCTACACGTCGTCCTACTCGGGCGACCCGCGCAACGTGATGCTGTCGACCCGCTGGGACTTCTGA
- a CDS encoding cyclic peptide export ABC transporter produces the protein MTDPKRGAFKGLLALLRPFRTIVTVSIALGMAGGLAITLLLATINNALHSSTGMTQGVILSFAALCVLALTSSIVSDIGTNYVGQRIIAALRKDLGEKVLSAPIEQIEQYRSHRLIPVLTHDVDTISDFSFAFTPLAIATTVTLGCLGYLAYLSVPMFLMMVVAIIIGSSVQFIAGAKGIRGFDEARDQEDELQRYYSAIASGAKELRIHRPRRYRMNTHRIQETADRISDIQVRSVNIYIVAKTFGSMLFFVVIGLALAMQAYNPNPDPAVITGFVLVLLYMKGPLEHVVGYLPIIGKARIAFARITELSERFSSPEPHLLMDGSEAPTPVVHSLELRGVSYSPPPVEGSQPFHLGPINLSIQQGDIVFIVGENGCGKTTLIKLLLGLYQPEAGEIRLNGETVTDPARDDYRQLFTTVFADYYLFDDLVQGSATQSLDSAAKYLERLEIAHKVSVKDGVFSTTDLSTGQRKRLALVNAWLEERPVLVFDEWAADQDPAFRRVFYTELLPDLKRLGKTIIVISHDDRYFDIADQLVRLSAGKVVAELEPA, from the coding sequence ATGACCGACCCCAAGCGCGGCGCCTTCAAAGGTTTGCTTGCATTGCTCAGGCCGTTTCGCACCATCGTGACGGTCTCCATCGCCCTGGGCATGGCCGGCGGCCTGGCCATCACGCTGTTGCTGGCGACCATCAACAACGCGCTGCACTCTTCCACGGGTATGACCCAGGGCGTGATCCTGAGCTTTGCTGCGCTGTGCGTGCTGGCGCTGACCAGTTCGATCGTCTCCGATATCGGCACCAACTACGTGGGCCAGCGGATCATCGCCGCCCTGCGCAAGGATCTCGGCGAAAAGGTGCTGTCGGCGCCCATCGAGCAGATCGAACAGTATCGCTCCCACCGCCTGATCCCGGTGCTGACCCACGACGTCGACACCATCAGCGACTTCTCCTTTGCCTTCACCCCGCTGGCCATCGCCACCACCGTGACCCTGGGCTGCCTGGGGTACCTGGCGTACCTGTCGGTGCCGATGTTCCTGATGATGGTGGTGGCGATCATCATCGGCAGCAGCGTGCAGTTCATCGCCGGCGCCAAGGGCATTCGCGGCTTCGACGAGGCCCGCGACCAGGAAGACGAGTTGCAACGCTACTACTCGGCAATCGCTTCCGGCGCCAAGGAGTTGCGCATCCACCGGCCCCGCCGCTACCGCATGAACACCCACCGCATCCAGGAAACCGCCGACCGTATCAGCGATATCCAGGTGCGTTCGGTGAACATCTATATCGTCGCCAAGACCTTCGGCTCGATGCTGTTCTTTGTGGTCATCGGCCTGGCGCTGGCGATGCAGGCCTACAACCCGAACCCGGACCCGGCGGTGATCACCGGTTTTGTGCTGGTGTTGCTGTACATGAAGGGCCCGCTGGAACACGTGGTGGGTTACCTGCCGATCATCGGCAAGGCGCGCATTGCGTTTGCGCGCATCACCGAACTGTCCGAACGCTTCTCTTCCCCCGAACCGCACCTGCTGATGGACGGCAGCGAAGCGCCGACACCGGTGGTGCACAGCCTGGAGTTGCGCGGCGTGAGCTACAGCCCGCCGCCGGTGGAAGGCAGCCAGCCGTTCCACCTGGGGCCGATCAACCTGAGCATCCAGCAGGGTGATATCGTGTTTATCGTCGGCGAGAACGGCTGCGGCAAGACCACCCTGATCAAGCTGCTGCTGGGCCTGTATCAACCCGAGGCCGGGGAAATCCGCCTCAATGGCGAAACGGTGACCGACCCGGCGCGCGATGACTATCGCCAGCTGTTCACCACGGTGTTCGCCGACTACTACCTGTTCGACGACCTGGTCCAGGGCAGCGCCACCCAGTCGCTGGACAGCGCCGCCAAGTACCTGGAGCGCCTGGAAATCGCGCACAAGGTCAGCGTCAAGGACGGCGTATTCAGCACCACCGACCTCTCCACCGGCCAGCGCAAGCGCCTGGCACTGGTCAATGCCTGGCTGGAAGAGCGCCCGGTGCTGGTGTTCGACGAATGGGCCGCCGACCAGGACCCGGCCTTCCGCCGCGTGTTCTATACCGAGCTGCTGCCGGACCTCAAGCGCCTGGGCAAGACCATCATCGTGATCAGCCACGACGACCGCTACTTCGATATCGCCGACCAGTTGGTGCGCTTGAGTGCAGGGAAAGTCGTTGCGGAGTTGGAGCCCGCATAA